From one Rhodothermales bacterium genomic stretch:
- a CDS encoding TonB family protein, translating to MHQSDWFGLISSLALHLLLFILLYFVRTDPLIPEELGFIQVEFGTFSEGRPVQRAPMAVPEQERPTPDPEQPLDERPAPSDPEVSKPVDLPDQEQPSVDEETVSTPETEVEAIKPEDPKEEEKIEEEETPQPRPLRPLGSGAVDGNAGAEIGDQGEGSDEAKTAPYQIEGLNRTPLVTALPLYVEKVNVTIRIRITVSPTGEIIRRVPLLKGNPRLEQSAMEALTRWRFNPLPPNVPQENQIGVITFQFRLE from the coding sequence ATGCACCAGAGCGACTGGTTCGGCCTGATCTCGAGTCTGGCCCTGCACCTCCTCCTGTTTATCCTCCTGTATTTTGTTCGGACGGACCCGCTCATCCCGGAAGAGCTGGGGTTCATCCAGGTGGAGTTCGGCACCTTCTCCGAAGGCCGGCCCGTTCAGCGGGCGCCAATGGCCGTGCCCGAGCAGGAGCGCCCCACGCCGGATCCGGAACAGCCCCTCGATGAGCGGCCCGCGCCGAGTGATCCTGAGGTTTCCAAACCGGTCGATCTCCCCGACCAGGAACAGCCCAGCGTCGATGAAGAAACCGTCTCCACCCCGGAAACCGAGGTAGAGGCCATCAAGCCAGAAGATCCGAAGGAGGAAGAGAAGATCGAGGAAGAAGAAACGCCCCAACCCCGGCCGTTGCGGCCATTGGGCAGCGGCGCGGTAGATGGAAATGCCGGCGCCGAGATCGGCGATCAGGGCGAGGGCTCCGACGAGGCCAAGACGGCGCCGTACCAGATCGAGGGCCTCAACCGCACCCCGCTGGTCACCGCGCTGCCCCTGTACGTCGAGAAAGTCAACGTAACGATCCGCATCCGAATCACCGTCAGCCCCACCGGCGAAATCATCCGTCGCGTCCCGCTGCTCAAAGGCAATCCTCGCCTGGAGCAGTCGGCCATGGAAGCACTCACCCGCTGGCGGTTTAACCCACTGCCTCCGAATGTCCCCCAGGAGAATCAGATCGGCGTTATCACCTTCCAATTCCGGCTCGAATAA